Part of the Corynebacterium canis genome is shown below.
TACCGGTTCCTCGCAATCCGGCGGCACCAACAACAAGCCCGCCGATAATGCGACCAATCAGACCGCTCAGGGAGGCGACCAGGGCAAGACCACCCCTGCCGCTTCCGACGCAAAGCAGCAGAACCGCACGCTGGCTAATACCGGTGCGTCCGTGCTGGGCATCGCCATCATCGCCTTGCTGGCAGTGGCGGCTGGCGTGTTCCTGATTCGCCGCGGACGCAAGCAGAGCTAACCGCTCTCACGGCTCGCAACCTCCAGATCATCACCATGCGCGGGGGTTGCGGGCAACGTCGGGGGTGTCGCGGCGTCGATAAGCAGCATGCACGTACCTTGCCATTGAAGATGTGAACTTTCGGAAGCTTCCCCGTGATGGTCATGGGGATGAGGAAGGAAGGTTCAAGATGTCTGTACAGATCCCTCCGGTAGATCCGGACCGGACGTTTACTGCGGAGCAGCGCCGGGAGATCGTGTTGGCCCATGCGGAGACCAAGCATGGTCTGAAGGGAGAGTTCCTCCGGGCGGCCGGGGTGACGCCGAGGCAGTTGTATTTGTGGCGGCGGCAGCTTGCGGCGGGCACGCTCGACATCGGGTTAACACCGCGAGAAAATATTCCTATGAGTGATGAAAATATCGTGGAGTTTTCTCGGCTGACACAGCGCAATCAGGAGTTGGAGGCGCTTAACGCCGAGCTGGGGGCGGAGCGTGCGAAGCTGGAGACCGAGCGCGCGAAGTGGGAGACTGCGCGCGCGAAGTGGGAAACACGTCACGCCAAATTGGAGGCGCGGATCGCTGAATTGGAAAAGGTGGTTGCGGATAAGGATGCTGCCACCACTGCGCATGCCAAGGCGGTGGAGGCGATGGGAAAAGCTATCGCCGCCATGCAAAAATATACCGATCGTTGATGCGTGGTGGCCGGAAACTTTCCCCAGAGCAGCAAGCCGATTTCGATGAGTTCGTTAAGCTTGAAGACCATATTTTAGAGTTGCTTGCGGCGGCTGGCTATACCCAAAACGCGGCATTGAAGCTGCTTGGGCTTGCGAAAACAACCCTGTATTACCGGCGGCATCCGCGGCCGAAGAAACCACCACAACACCCAAAGGCCGCGCCGCCGAAAACGATTAGCGCCCCGGAGCGTCAACGTATCGCCGCATTGCTTCGCGACGGTCGTGAGCAGGGATTATCGGTCTATAAAATCTTTTTCAGCCATGTCGATTCCGAGGAGCCCTTGCTCGGCTCATTGCGGACGTTTTACCGCGTGAACAATGAAATCAAAACGGTGCCAGCACCGCTGCGCCACGGCGCGCCACGGGCGCCGCAACCACCACGAATAGTGACCGCGACACGGCCCGGCGAAGTCCTGTGCTGGGATATCACCTGGCTCCCCGGATCCTTTATGACCAAGGGATTTCACCTCTACACCGTGCTGGACTTGCACTCCCGTAAAATCGTCGGCCACACCGTACAACTGCGCCAAGACAAACACATCGCCACCGACCTCATCGCCCAAGTCATCGCCGCCGAGCAGCTCAACCACGCCAAGGTCCGAGTCCTGCACACCGACAACGGTGCTGTCAT
Proteins encoded:
- a CDS encoding transposase codes for the protein MSVQIPPVDPDRTFTAEQRREIVLAHAETKHGLKGEFLRAAGVTPRQLYLWRRQLAAGTLDIGLTPRENIPMSDENIVEFSRLTQRNQELEALNAELGAERAKLETERAKWETARAKWETRHAKLEARIAELEKVVADKDAATTAHAKAVEAMGKAIAAMQKYTDR
- a CDS encoding DDE-type integrase/transposase/recombinase, which produces MRGGRKLSPEQQADFDEFVKLEDHILELLAAAGYTQNAALKLLGLAKTTLYYRRHPRPKKPPQHPKAAPPKTISAPERQRIAALLRDGREQGLSVYKIFFSHVDSEEPLLGSLRTFYRVNNEIKTVPAPLRHGAPRAPQPPRIVTATRPGEVLCWDITWLPGSFMTKGFHLYTVLDLHSRKIVGHTVQLRQDKHIATDLIAQVIAAEQLNHAKVRVLHTDNGAVMTSTQMRQMLDANGVELSLIRPGVSNDNPFEESSHRTLKHHRYALTSYPNIKAAANTMASIIDAYNNHDPHSGLAGFTPQQVYTGEWKPLLKHRKAKEEIYYNTYPQRRPPRSMFQPPPATVGIKIGTPPPTPQNQVQ